The sequence ataaactgttacttggatggagagttggctcattggcactcataccacatcttcctatatctatatacatacGCAATAATGTATTCATATCATTGCTATAACGGTATTGATATCTATTGCACATTATTTCAAGGTGTGGAAAGATGCAGCTGTACAGATATTCTTTTCTATGTCTATAGCTGGAGGTGGATTAGTAACATTGGCTAGTTATAACAGATTCCATAATAACATACTCAAGTAAGAGTAACTTTATAATCATTGGAATGTAGATTATTTATGTTTCCAAGTTGTTTGGCCGGTTGGGTTTGAGGTTGAGGTCATTCCGATGTATTGCTATCGCTTAAATTTTGCACACGTAACTTTCGTTTTGGATAAGTAACcgttttataaacatgataaatacccGGATATTAACTAGTGCAAACTAACATTCCttattgtttgttataaatacATCTCTTCAATGACtactgataaaatatttttgtgtagaacataaattaataatatgaaaatgtgtTTTCGTTAGatgtataattttatatatataaatagttaaACTTCTTTCTTTATGTAAAtgaatttatgttattttaatattttagattAGGAGATCCCCTATaatgcatttattattatttatttcaggGATTCTATAATAGTATGTGTAGGAGATACATTGACCTGTATTTTTGCTGGATTTgttattttctcttttctgGGTTACATGGCTGGTCGAATGAACTTGCACGTGAAAGATGTTGCTAGAGATGGTAAATACAATTCCATCATTTCTGAATATTGTTGCAAATTTTTCATCATAGCTTTGGTTATGTTGCTGAGAAAAAGATGTTTTATCCTGTCGTCATTTCTTCTCTCTGCTTACATTGTAACATTTGTTGATTATTTCATTTCTTATGACTgtagtgtaaaaatataacgtacaagtatattattttttaataaaaaccgGTGTATGAGCAACAATACACAAGGCAATGATATGTTATGCTTTATTTTTGGATTAATCGATTTATTGAAAGATGTGATAAATATGCTGTTTAAACAATAGTTACGCAATGCGTCTAATTTGTCGATTTAGATTGATTGTTATCAATGTGCTTAATAACAGTATATAGAAAACACGACTGAAACTCGAAGACTTATTTCTTTTAACATTATGTAAGATACGTTTACTGTTCATGCTGTGGTAAGAGATCTGCACAGCCGATATAAGAATGTTGGAATTCATATCTCATAATCAGCAGACTTCGAACTTTTGGCTTGCTTTCAGTGAAATAAGTATATAGAAGATACCAAGAGATATCAGAGTTTTACTCATAACGAGCAACTAGACGGGTGACATTTGGGTTAGACATACTCTGTAACACATATATCTTTAccttttattgaataaatgaacAAGACATGGGTGCCTTAAAATCCTGCTTTCAACTAAAACTTAGGCAAAACATTATGTCATCAAACACATTACAGTGTTCGAGCACAGCACAGTCTGGTAAtgattctatttaaaaaaataaactcgtCTAAAAGATTAAACAGCCAGATtacttacatgtacataacgTTATACTAAACTTCAAACATTTACAGCAGCAATTTCTGTAGTTACAAAtagatgtacatatatatttcaagTGCAGGTCTTGCATTTGTGGTTTACCCTGAGGCAGTCACTAGTATGCCAGGGGCGCCATTTTggtccattttatttttcttaatgcTGATTACTTTAGGGCTGGACAGTcaggtaatttaaaaaatacataatttagctgtttttgcaatttattttgatacttttGGTAGGGTTATTAAGGTGAAACATGCGATTGAATTTAGTTACAATTACATTCTATCAGCGGATGGTAATCTATTACAGGGCGGATCATGATTTTTATTCTAGAGAAGCCTCAGTAAAAAATCGACCTCCTACGAATTAaggaaattaagttggtttCAGACGTATAATAGGCAAATTctgctcaattttttttttaaaaagacggCTTTTTATGAATGGATTAAATCTTGAATCATATTCGATTTTTGCAAAAACTATGACACACCAAAACTTGTCAagtaatagaccactttcgagttcatccgtcaccggcaaaaactcgtcaattatacacgcctttatgacgtcatttaccagatagaggggctcgcctgtatccctgcactatttacgttcatcaagcgtcttagtgatcgtctttgtgcaggataaactagaaataatggttgctctgtaggtacttactgacatttccctaatgacagcagtgttgattgtcaattttgagaattcaatttgccgaataattcgtacaatatagaattatagttttccaaccactcgctcaacattggaaggaagtgaagacgcccctaaacgcacaaatgacgatgataaaggcgcgtataattgacgagttttttccggtgacggatgaactcgaaagtggtctattcgaAAGGTTTTATCGTTGCATCATAACCTTATATAACAATGCAAACAACTCAATGTTTTCACTGTTACACAGAACTATTTGCTGGTCATGCGATTTCTTGACGAAggataagaaaatattattcagATTAGAATGAAAAATGATGCGCAAGTTATGTGTTTTCACATTCTCACTTGCTGTGTAACAAATGCGTATTACTTGTGAATTGTTTAATGGATTGTGTCAATTTTTGATTTGTCTGTTGATGATGTAGTAAAACGAAGCAAGAGTTGAAACCTTTGTTTTCCTCTCCATTATTTACATTAAAGTAGCAAAATTAAGATAATGGtaatgtacaaatgtagttaTAAATCTGAGAGAATTGTGTCGTGCATTTTTTAAGATGATAAGGAAAGGATATGTTTCTCCTATGGCCATACGCTTTTGGTTAAGTATAATAGATTAGAGACCTGAATCATTTTAATCGATAAAAAGCTTTAAGTCTTgaaggaaataaaataattgtatagtcattatattgataacatgtatattgtttgtctatttcagtTTGCCATGTTAGAAACTGTCCTGACAGGTGTGACTGACCAATGGCCACATCTAAGACAACATAAAACAATAGTTATACTCATCATTTGTTCACTCTTCTTTCTTGCCGGCCTTCCACTCACATGTCCGGTAAGAATTCtctcatttcttaaaaaaaaacaattttcttatttcttggTACATTAGCTTCAGAATGGAATAAAATAGAACCATTCTTGGTATACATAACTTGTATAGTGTTTCCTTCTGGTATTCGAGGAATAACATATTAATAAAAGATGCgtgacaatttttttagttAGGCTGTTCTATATGGGTAATATAcaagaaaactgaaaaattaaTGACTATATATgccaaattccccatttccattctcaattttatttgtgtgtATTATAGGACCTGTTTTCTGTACATTGCATTCATAGTGCAAAAGGATCATATTTTCTAGACTACAGTAATTTTCTATTTCCGTTTCTGTTTGGAAGCAATTAGACTTGATTCCTGGTATATATATGCTGATTTTTTTAACTGTACAATTTCGAGTActgaattattttgtttttcttttgcagGGTGGTATATATCTCTTGCAAATTCTAGATAATTATGTAGGAGGTTGGACTTTATTATTAATAGGTTTTGCAGAATGTATGTGCCTTACATATGCATATGGTAAGTTCATAATGTGTGTATATGTATAACCACTATTAATGCAAGAGTTTTCTACTAACTGTGGATCTCACAGTGCCAATGACTTATACTCCAATACTGAAATGACACTTCCTATTTTTTTGGTAGTAACTCTTTTGTAAGAtgcattcttttaattttacgCATATGTTTCTGGCAGTCTGTAAAACCAAGTGTGTAAAACAAACTAATGCTAACACCAATAACCATGCAATTTTATGTAATTACTTATCTGTGTCCTGGTAATCATGATGATTTAATTTGATAAGCACATTTGCACAGAGGGGTTAAAGAAACATACCACTCTATTAACTCTGTGTTAAGATTATATGATTTATTATTTGGTGTTTGCTTAACAAAGGTATCATGTATATTCAAGATGAAAGAATGgctggaaattcaaactttaattgaaAAGGAGTATTGTGGATATGTAATCCCCCCTCCCCGCAACAGGCCATCTACACACCCCTTACATATACGCTGCCTATGAATCCCTTACATATTAGTTGCAAGTGTTCTTTACTATATAGACACAAAACTTCGTTGATTATCGTTGCTTGAATAACAGAATCATACTTGAAAGTATTTGCAAGAGAGATACATACATTTCCTATGGTTTATGAAAGCACGCTAAAACAACAACCGTGTTTTCTTGCCTGTATTAAAGTACCATCGTAGATACCAGTCCagcagcagaggtatcgacttagtgttttattttttactttataagGTACCAAGTTTAATGCAGCTAGTGCCTATTTCGaaaattaaaactataataGTGTTCCATGTAATACGACACTAACATGACTAACAGTTCAACCTTCAGTATCTTTTGAAGATAGAACATAACTTGTaagtcaatttattttttattttattataggtGTCACTCGATTCATGAAAGATATTGAAGTAATGCTGGGTTTCAAGATATCGGTTGTATGGAAAGTGTTATGGATGGTAATAAGTCCCTTAGTTTTAATGGTATGTTCACTTCTAGTATAAAGATAAGTTAAATCATTTAAGAGGGAATCAAGTAAACTTGGTTCTaccttaaatgaaaaaaaaaggaacaaccTCTTCTATTATGAATACAACTTGAAAAATGCGTGTATAACAGTATAACATATATCTGCAATGATCTGTAGTGCATGATGTCGTTTGTTGTTGGGAGatgccaaataaaatttaattgattacTTTTAAATGGGCTGTTCAACTGAGTGATGAAAGTTAtcaattaatttgttttcacaGTTTTACCAAAAGACATCCGCTTACCAAATTACAAAAACGTAAACGTTTTCGGTAGTTTGATTATTTATAAGAGATTAAAAAAGTAACAGAACACTTTTCATAGGCGTTGTGTTCCACATATTATGATAAAAGccaacaatttatttcaaaactctTGAGTTTTAGTAAGTACAAATATGGAAcatcatttagaaaaaaaaaatcttttctttttcagtttattttcgtgTTCACATTTGTTGATTATGAATCGTCAACGTATGGTGACTACAAGTTTCCAGGATGGGCTGATGGTATAGGATGGTTTCTTGCTGTTATGATGGTTATCCCAATACCTATTGttatattgtacaaaattggCTATGCTGATTCCTACTTGTCAGTTAAAGAGGTACGTAAACACTTCGCATAACTGTAaattatatcttataaactatgcATGATGTTCGGTGTTAGCCAAGGATCCattttgaagaccgtactttgacctataattgtttacttttacgaaTTCTGACTTGTATGCAGAATTGTCTCAATGGAATTCAtatcacatttatttatatctataaataaatgtataatcaggaatttttaacaacaaaaaccTATTCGTGATCTCAATGGTAAAACGGATAGAtctatatatgaaaaaatatattgaaatattctatGTGATAAAACACTAAATGGAAGTACATACCGTTCAAAAAAACACTATTCTTTTCATTACTATATCGTGATTACAAAGAGATGCGAGTTTACGTTAATGAAAAagcagacaaaaaaaaatacaacataagaTACCAAGAGCTGTTCTGGCtcttttgtattgattttgaaCACGATAGTTGAAAGCAAACACTTGATACAAAGTCGCACACGTTATTGTATGATTAACGAAAACTAACCCAGGAATATACAAAGTTGCGTTatatttaaatggaaagaaTGGGGTGACTTGTtatctatattattttttctcattttgttttagaaattaagtTTGTTGACTTCACCTTCTGATGAGTGGGGTCCTGCATTAGTTAAGCATCGCAAGTTGGTGACCTATGTTGATGATTGGGTATTAGATCCCTGGGCAGAAAGAGGAGCTTATCTGAACAAAGGCTATAGTACACCATCAACTTACGCATCGTCTAGGGTaagttttatttagttttcGGAATTAACACAATAAGAAACTAACTATTAGGTCATACAGCTTTTCAAATATACTGAAcggctttagaaacgcaacactcgttttgttgattttttttaccaaatcttgTTTGATTCTCTTACAACTTCTGTCCATGCTTATCATACTTCTTTctccttacaaaaaatcaaaatctgactttcctgtggttattgaacataccgAAATTTTaagtcgcacgaatttcttaaagcgaaattttggacccatgaaagattgtttcagttttttttgcGTTGTCAAACAGTTCTTTAAATCCATTGCCTCACTtaattcagtttaaaaatattgcatcCCCATTTTGCCAagactgagaaataaaaaactgaattatcccttaagaatactgcaaacatgaaaacataaacgTGCTGCAACCATACTTTATGACTTCAGAAACTCGTCTTACTGTCCTTCCGACAACGAAACAAGTAGACCAGATTTGTTTCTAGCCATCAATGAACAGATCAGCGTGTAGTGACAATGAAACGTCAACAGAATTTGAATACGCAACGTCATTTGCAAGACATttttacggccgcaacgtcaactgctTATCAAATTGCCGAGTGTCATTGAGTACAGATTCATGCCTTAAATGTTTCCCATAAACTGAATTACCAAAGAATCGACTGAGGGAAAACCTTTAAAGCACTCAAGTTCCAACCGCATAATTGCCAAAAGCAATTAatgggttgaacaaatgcaaaatcagaagTTGTAAAACAGAACCTAAAACATGTCAGACAGTATTTTTTGACCTTTCTAACAATtattttggcgtttgtaacaGGCAGTCATCGCTATTTACGGtgacacattcattcaaaaacaacacaaaaataatctagtgttgcgtttctaaagccgGTCAGTAtattacattatttaaatatcattggctttaaaattataGACAGCACTTCGGACACACCAAATTTATCAGATGCCTAATTTCATAAAACAGTGAATATACAATGAATTATAACCAAAACACTTTCTCGTGATtttgtgtatgtgtgtgtgtttttggGGCTCTAAAAAACTTATGTATGGTAAATGgcttatattaaataaagttttaaaaaaatatcaagataaaacatattgatattatatatatatacatacgtTTGTTGACTGCAATTATTCTATCTACCCTGATCAATGTGTGTGTTATTTGTAACATAACAAAatctgtaattaaaaaataaaacttgttatAAATAACCATTAGAAGACGTCCAGTTTTAATCTTCTAGCATTTCATGTAcagaatcaaaatatatattgcttCATAATTGGGAAAATCAAAGAAACATTATACTGTAGTCACACCGTTTGAAGTTGCTGGATACCCAGCCCATTGGCTTAACTTACGATATGAAAGACAtgatgtaataaaataattaattccaCTCTAATGAGTTTCAATGAAGAAAAATGCATGGAAAGGCATTTTGTGTATCGCCTTTAAACTGACACAGAAGGAAGATACTCAGATGATATTTACAAAACACACTTCGAGCTATGAGCGaactatttgaattttattctgGAAAAGAGCCGTATTTTCGATGATTTATGACATTTAAATCCTTATTATGCatgtcattttattgttaatggACAACTTTTTTCTGATGTATCTTCATGTGATCACGTTACTTTATCTAACCCTAACAGGCATCCAGTATTTATTCTATACCTGGTTTCAAAGCCAAGTCAACAGGAGAGTTATCAGAAGCTGGCATTTCTAGAATTACGTCATTAACTTTTGAATCAACAGTTTGAAATATAGTGTCATCATTATGTTACCCGTGGTACATTTTCAAGTATAAAATTGCTGCTGGGAACGAGGCATAGAAAGACATATTGTTATTAATCGGTATTGTGTATTGcctaaaaatcaatcaaataacAGATTCAATAAGTTAGAAATGATTGCTCCTTATGCTATTCAACTTATTTAATCATAAATATATGTGAATTAAGACATTTAACATGGCAATGTGCATGTTTtcatattaattgtttttttttatacacaataTTTGAACTATTTGTTTCAAAATCCCGGTGTATTGTCAAaggtttgaaaaatgtatagaaatgatTCATGTGGTGTAATTG is a genomic window of Mytilus trossulus isolate FHL-02 chromosome 1, PNRI_Mtr1.1.1.hap1, whole genome shotgun sequence containing:
- the LOC134690273 gene encoding sodium-dependent proline transporter-like, yielding MSKSKPGLKGGARRDYYESDESSVEGKEIRTSLDPGIYDDKKGYSRTPSTGTGVTVETTDSRKLIFGKDENEDRGNWSGRFDFLLSLLGYAVGLGNVWRFPYLCYRNGGGAFLIPFVLMMGLIGVPLFFMEASLGQFCSSGPMTCWKFAPMFKGVGIAMVLVSGFTSLYYNMILAWSYYYLFVSFTSDLPWADCYNPEWNTEFCADKLPLIDCTTTKYLNGTCYNGDQFLGLWNDTMFTEVTGHKRISAAEEYWTNRAINMSSGMDDFGQPKWQLVMCLMLAWIICFLCLMKGIKTTGKVVYFTAIFPFVVLIILFFRGVTLDNAGQGIYYFIVPDFDRLLDAQVWKDAAVQIFFSMSIAGGGLVTLASYNRFHNNILKDSIIVCVGDTLTCIFAGFVIFSFLGYMAGRMNLHVKDVARDGAGLAFVVYPEAVTSMPGAPFWSILFFLMLITLGLDSQFAMLETVLTGVTDQWPHLRQHKTIVILIICSLFFLAGLPLTCPGGIYLLQILDNYVGGWTLLLIGFAECMCLTYAYGVTRFMKDIEVMLGFKISVVWKVLWMVISPLVLMFIFVFTFVDYESSTYGDYKFPGWADGIGWFLAVMMVIPIPIVILYKIGYADSYLSVKEKLSLLTSPSDEWGPALVKHRKLVTYVDDWVLDPWAERGAYLNKGYSTPSTYASSRASSIYSIPGFKAKSTGELSEAGISRITSLTFESTV